A stretch of Armatimonadota bacterium DNA encodes these proteins:
- a CDS encoding amidohydrolase, with protein MTDDKQALLAICADLQEPAERAALEIGRLAELPLQEVASAALLKEILVREGFAIEREFPQIPNAFVAGSGSGRPVIGLLAEYDALPDCGVGGKGPGHGCGHNLLGAAATYAAVAAARQLLASGRAGTIKLFGCPAEETLVGKVYMARDGAFDGLDACLAWHPGGNTNVNNGSGAAMDSLTYEFFGRTAHAAGDPHNGRSALDAVEIMNVAVNFLREHVPSNVRIHYAIMDGGKAPNVVPAYARSWYYIRGENRDQVADISTRVHHCARGAALASGTTMKRRILTAVYDRLPNDALAKALDANLREVGPPVFGPDDLQLVRDLGVPGDFADSVGEISTNKGFASSDEANVSWIAPMTVLSVACWAQRTPGHHHLIHQQAMLPAAMKGLAVAIKTLGLTAWDLLTDEALLAEARRELDERLAGRTYDPIIPAKQRPPLQDQIP; from the coding sequence GTGACTGACGACAAACAGGCTCTGCTGGCGATCTGCGCTGACCTTCAGGAACCCGCCGAACGAGCGGCGCTGGAGATCGGGCGACTCGCCGAACTGCCCCTGCAGGAAGTGGCATCTGCGGCGCTTCTCAAGGAAATCCTGGTCCGCGAGGGTTTCGCGATTGAACGCGAGTTCCCCCAGATCCCCAATGCCTTCGTGGCCGGTTCGGGGTCGGGCAGGCCTGTAATCGGGCTGCTGGCGGAGTATGATGCACTTCCGGATTGCGGCGTTGGGGGCAAAGGTCCCGGACACGGCTGCGGGCACAATCTGCTGGGCGCGGCAGCCACGTACGCGGCAGTTGCGGCGGCGAGGCAGCTCCTTGCCTCGGGCCGCGCAGGCACTATCAAGCTCTTCGGCTGTCCTGCTGAAGAGACACTGGTCGGCAAGGTCTACATGGCCCGCGACGGCGCCTTCGACGGCCTCGATGCATGCCTCGCGTGGCACCCCGGCGGGAACACGAACGTGAACAACGGCAGCGGAGCGGCCATGGACTCCCTCACTTACGAGTTCTTCGGCCGCACCGCGCACGCAGCCGGCGATCCCCACAATGGCCGCAGCGCGCTGGACGCTGTGGAGATCATGAACGTGGCGGTAAACTTCCTGCGCGAGCACGTCCCGTCCAACGTGCGCATTCACTACGCGATCATGGACGGTGGCAAGGCCCCTAATGTGGTTCCTGCATACGCCCGGAGCTGGTATTACATACGCGGCGAAAACCGGGATCAGGTGGCGGACATCAGCACCCGTGTCCACCATTGCGCTCGGGGCGCCGCACTGGCCAGCGGAACCACCATGAAGCGCCGAATCCTCACGGCAGTGTATGACCGCTTGCCCAACGACGCCCTGGCGAAGGCCCTCGACGCCAATCTGCGCGAGGTCGGGCCGCCTGTTTTCGGGCCGGATGACCTTCAGCTTGTACGAGACCTCGGGGTGCCCGGGGACTTCGCGGATTCCGTGGGGGAGATCAGCACCAACAAAGGCTTTGCATCCAGTGACGAGGCGAATGTGAGCTGGATCGCGCCCATGACCGTGCTTTCTGTGGCCTGCTGGGCCCAGCGCACGCCCGGCCATCATCATCTGATCCACCAGCAGGCGATGCTTCCTGCTGCGATGAAGGGTCTTGCAGTGGCCATCAAGACGCTTGGGCTCACAGCGTGGGACCTGCTGACTGACGAGGCACTGCTGGCAGAGGCGCGGAGGGAACTGGACGAGCGTCTTGCGGGGCGCACCTACGACCCCATCATACCGGCGAAGCAGAGGCCGCCGCTGCAGGACCAGATCCCCTGA
- a CDS encoding acetylxylan esterase, with protein sequence MLYNAARQEARAISSASLAIPMPPAVWSSTLEVRRAQWLEMLGLSPLPERTPIEATITGSLDRGDYVVEKIHFQPVPGAFVTGNIYRPAEPQGKLPAVLYLCGHTKGKVNAPYQANPRWFGQHGYVALVLDPIQLGECQGFHAGTYSGKNWDWISRGYTPAGTEVWIAMRALDYLQERADVDPALLGVTGLSGGGVISWCLGAADERVKCVVPVCQTGTIEHVVTDRATDGHCDCAFFINYYRWCQPDIGALIAPRPLLVAAGTEDVLWRPYAFRDACHRIKHQYAALGAAEKMDLVEDLTPHGYTPKLRKAIFEWFNRHLKGDDSPVTDDVTDFVEPEENLLVFGGKLPENDRMKEIDRILVFRETVALPESEAGWLAHRDTVLAKLRAVTFRHVPQVLTPRVLEYRSDGAESSRTEPGVGTAYGSWSFETPDGLELSLRTALPQGADWPIPLVAYALQEDARSGFCGGGPSRPRVPRGVGTVGVEVRNTAATSTGPGYLWTLRRVYPLLGQTLPERQVCDLLMGIALMREQAPAGEICLFGQEHTAALAIYAALLDEKVREVILAGPPETHEDPQAPEFLGILRFGDLPQNLALLYPRPITFIGEIPPAYQWTVDCYGRLGAANSIRVVENVQDWRPLV encoded by the coding sequence ATGCTTTACAATGCTGCCCGGCAGGAAGCCCGCGCCATTTCCAGCGCCTCACTCGCGATCCCTATGCCCCCGGCCGTCTGGAGCAGCACCCTCGAGGTGCGCCGGGCGCAGTGGCTGGAGATGCTGGGCCTGTCCCCTCTCCCCGAACGCACACCCATCGAAGCGACCATCACCGGGTCCCTCGACCGGGGCGACTACGTGGTGGAGAAAATCCACTTCCAACCCGTGCCCGGCGCGTTCGTGACCGGCAACATCTACCGACCGGCCGAGCCCCAGGGCAAACTCCCGGCGGTGCTGTACCTGTGCGGACACACCAAGGGGAAGGTCAATGCCCCGTACCAGGCCAACCCGCGCTGGTTTGGGCAGCACGGCTATGTCGCGCTGGTGCTGGACCCGATCCAGCTTGGCGAGTGCCAGGGCTTCCACGCGGGCACGTACAGTGGCAAGAACTGGGACTGGATCAGCCGTGGATACACGCCCGCGGGCACCGAGGTATGGATCGCCATGCGGGCCCTGGACTATCTCCAGGAACGCGCCGATGTGGATCCCGCTCTGCTCGGCGTCACCGGTCTCAGCGGCGGCGGGGTCATTTCCTGGTGTCTGGGCGCCGCGGATGAGCGCGTGAAGTGTGTGGTGCCTGTCTGCCAGACCGGAACCATCGAGCATGTGGTCACAGATCGAGCCACCGACGGGCACTGCGACTGCGCTTTCTTCATCAACTACTACCGCTGGTGTCAGCCCGACATCGGCGCTCTCATCGCCCCGCGTCCCCTGCTTGTGGCGGCGGGGACGGAGGATGTGCTATGGCGGCCGTATGCCTTCCGCGACGCCTGCCACCGCATCAAGCACCAATACGCTGCTCTGGGCGCGGCTGAGAAGATGGACCTCGTTGAGGATCTCACGCCCCACGGGTACACGCCGAAGTTGCGCAAGGCCATCTTCGAGTGGTTCAACAGACACCTGAAGGGCGATGATTCCCCGGTCACCGACGACGTCACGGACTTTGTGGAGCCCGAGGAGAACCTGCTGGTGTTCGGGGGCAAGCTGCCCGAGAACGACCGGATGAAGGAGATCGACCGGATCCTGGTGTTCAGGGAGACGGTTGCGCTGCCCGAGAGTGAGGCCGGCTGGCTGGCCCACCGTGATACTGTGCTGGCCAAACTGCGGGCTGTAACCTTCCGGCATGTTCCACAGGTCCTCACACCCCGGGTGCTGGAGTATCGGTCTGACGGCGCAGAGTCTTCCCGCACTGAACCGGGCGTGGGCACGGCTTACGGTTCCTGGAGCTTCGAGACCCCCGACGGTCTGGAGCTCAGCCTGCGTACTGCTCTCCCGCAAGGGGCGGACTGGCCGATCCCACTGGTCGCATACGCGCTGCAGGAGGACGCGAGGTCCGGCTTCTGCGGTGGCGGGCCATCGCGCCCCAGGGTGCCACGCGGAGTGGGGACTGTGGGCGTCGAGGTCCGCAATACGGCGGCCACATCAACGGGGCCCGGGTACCTGTGGACCCTGCGACGCGTCTATCCGCTGCTGGGTCAGACCCTGCCGGAGCGCCAGGTATGCGACCTGCTCATGGGCATCGCGCTCATGCGGGAGCAGGCGCCGGCCGGGGAGATCTGCCTCTTCGGACAGGAGCACACCGCAGCCCTCGCCATTTACGCGGCGCTGCTTGACGAGAAAGTTCGCGAGGTGATCCTGGCCGGCCCACCGGAAACCCACGAGGACCCGCAGGCACCTGAGTTCCTGGGCATCCTGCGCTTCGGCGACCTACCGCAGAATCTGGCGCTCCTGTACCCTCGTCCGATCACCTTCATCGGAGAGATCCCGCCTGCGTATCAGTGGACCGTGGACTGCTACGGGCGACTGGGCGCGGCGAACAGCATAAGGGTCGTGGAGAACGTGCAAGACTGGAGGCCGCTGGTGTAG
- a CDS encoding carboxypeptidase regulatory-like domain-containing protein — protein sequence MSRRPFSLSLILIAGALMVSSRPSAADENPATELPPGTVRGIPVLGRIWWRDVDLSNAQIRVYADPQRQKLVETYPSGGPKGHFVLSLDPGTYYVMAFVDANGDKMAGPGDGIGFYGVNDARSKPQPFRVDAGSAAMSMTIPIVFEIAEDGRGLIPVTAKLPAPYAAEQESRIAGKAIGRFSEDSQAFAVLVPIHPRVPARAAPIQKDGSFELRALSGAYHLVGIENFNESGAMDAGDFMAVYGYEQPMGPSAPLLEVPDGEDVTGIELRFDWVLPRDGRLRSGDGTVLGPRMNLGDLPAVVCGTVTRDGEPVPGAVVDLFADEALTERHYTTRTDADGAFCFGVRPGAYFVMATADHDGDGIAGPGDQVGYLGSTAEKPAMEWLNPGPAEILTGIKLAILYQVNGDRSTSLITKPEPAAPEEAQPATGDVQTAPAEPAPAQ from the coding sequence ATGAGCCGAAGACCGTTTTCTCTCAGCCTGATCCTGATCGCGGGCGCGCTGATGGTGTCGTCTCGACCGTCCGCGGCAGACGAGAACCCGGCCACCGAACTTCCCCCCGGCACGGTCCGGGGAATCCCTGTGCTGGGCCGCATCTGGTGGCGCGACGTGGACCTGAGCAATGCGCAGATCCGCGTCTATGCCGATCCGCAGCGCCAGAAGCTGGTCGAGACCTACCCGTCCGGCGGACCGAAGGGGCATTTTGTGCTGTCCCTGGACCCGGGCACCTACTACGTGATGGCTTTCGTGGACGCCAACGGTGACAAGATGGCCGGGCCCGGCGATGGCATCGGCTTCTACGGCGTGAATGACGCCCGCTCAAAGCCCCAGCCCTTCCGGGTGGATGCGGGTTCCGCCGCCATGAGCATGACCATCCCCATCGTCTTCGAAATCGCCGAAGACGGGCGCGGGTTGATCCCCGTAACCGCAAAACTTCCCGCACCCTATGCCGCGGAACAAGAGAGCCGCATCGCCGGGAAGGCCATCGGGCGCTTCTCTGAGGACTCCCAGGCATTCGCCGTCCTGGTGCCTATTCACCCCCGGGTCCCGGCCCGGGCGGCGCCAATCCAGAAGGACGGGTCCTTCGAACTGCGCGCGCTGTCAGGAGCCTACCACCTGGTGGGGATCGAGAATTTCAACGAATCAGGCGCCATGGATGCAGGAGACTTCATGGCTGTATACGGATACGAGCAGCCTATGGGGCCTTCCGCGCCGCTGCTTGAGGTACCGGACGGTGAAGACGTGACCGGTATCGAACTGCGCTTCGACTGGGTCCTGCCCCGGGACGGTCGTCTGCGCTCCGGCGACGGGACGGTCCTTGGTCCACGCATGAACCTGGGCGACCTCCCCGCGGTGGTCTGTGGCACGGTCACCCGCGATGGCGAACCCGTTCCCGGCGCTGTGGTAGACCTCTTTGCGGACGAGGCCCTCACCGAGCGCCACTACACCACCCGCACCGATGCAGATGGCGCTTTCTGCTTCGGCGTGCGCCCCGGGGCATACTTCGTGATGGCCACCGCGGATCACGACGGCGACGGCATCGCCGGACCAGGGGACCAGGTGGGCTACCTGGGCTCCACCGCCGAGAAACCCGCGATGGAATGGCTCAACCCGGGCCCGGCGGAGATATTGACCGGAATCAAACTCGCCATCCTGTACCAGGTGAACGGGGACCGATCCACGAGTCTCATCACAAAGCCCGAACCTGCCGCGCCGGAGGAAGCCCAGCCGGCAACCGGAGACGTTCAAACAGCACCCGCCGAACCCGCACCGGCGCAGTAG
- a CDS encoding sugar phosphate isomerase/epimerase, with amino-acid sequence MRAGEPVKPCFSTLGCPGWSVERVLQAIDQWGYEGIELRGLEDNMHLPDSPHLEPGSLFLTRLAESGCDLVVLGSSASFARTNAAEEECEAYVRLAARIGAPIVRVFGGGLPEGASREHAVELLAPSLRRMCDLAGDKGVTIGLETHDAWCRGDECALILDAVDHPALGIVWDAHHSIRHGETPEQTLEAIGGKVIHVHLKDGFWQDGKPRYTLFGEGDLPLREVLQCLRNIGYEGYLSLEWEKKWHPELQGPEVAFPQYASKLREMLADLN; translated from the coding sequence ATGAGAGCAGGTGAACCGGTGAAACCGTGTTTCTCGACGTTGGGCTGCCCGGGCTGGTCGGTAGAGAGAGTCCTGCAGGCGATTGACCAGTGGGGCTACGAAGGGATCGAACTGCGCGGTCTTGAAGACAACATGCACCTGCCCGACAGCCCTCACCTGGAGCCGGGTTCGCTATTCCTCACCCGGCTTGCGGAGAGCGGCTGCGACCTGGTTGTCCTGGGAAGCTCCGCCTCCTTCGCCCGGACCAACGCGGCGGAAGAAGAGTGCGAGGCTTACGTGCGCCTGGCCGCCAGGATCGGGGCACCGATCGTGCGAGTGTTCGGCGGCGGCCTTCCTGAAGGCGCCTCCCGGGAGCATGCCGTCGAACTGCTGGCCCCGAGCCTGCGGAGGATGTGCGATCTCGCCGGGGACAAAGGGGTCACCATCGGCCTCGAAACCCATGACGCCTGGTGCCGCGGTGACGAATGCGCGCTGATCCTGGACGCCGTGGACCACCCCGCGCTGGGGATCGTCTGGGACGCCCACCACTCTATCCGCCACGGGGAAACACCCGAACAGACCCTGGAGGCCATCGGAGGCAAGGTTATCCACGTTCACCTGAAGGATGGCTTCTGGCAGGACGGCAAGCCGCGCTATACCCTTTTCGGCGAAGGCGACCTGCCCTTGCGCGAGGTATTGCAGTGTCTGAGGAACATCGGCTACGAGGGCTACCTGTCCCTGGAGTGGGAGAAGAAATGGCACCCGGAACTCCAGGGACCTGAAGTCGCATTCCCCCAGTATGCGTCTAAACTCAGGGAGATGCTTGCTGATCTGAACTGA